The Cellulomonas sp. S1-8 genomic sequence CGACCTCCCGGCGCTCACGCGCCGCACCGCGCCGCCGCGACCTACTGCGTGCCCGCGCGTCGCTTGTTGAGCAGGTCGAACGCGACGGCCAGCAGCAGGACCATGCCCTTGATCGCCATCTGCCACGACGGGTCGACCGACAGGATCGACAGGCCCATGTTGAGCACGCCCATGATGAGCGCGCCGACGATGGCGCCGGCGATCCGGCCGATGCCGCCGGTGACCGCGGCGCCGCCGATGAAGCAGGCCGCGATGGCGTCGAGCTCGTAGTTCTGACCCGCCGACGCGATGGCCGCGCCGGCGCGTGCCGTGGTGAAGACCGCGGCGGCGCCGGCCAGCAGACCCATGTTGACGAAGATCCAGAAGTCGACCTTGCGGGTGTTGACGCCGGACAGCGCCGCCGCAGCCCGGTTGCCGCCGATCGCGTAGATGTGCCGACCGAAGACGGTGCGGCCCATGAGGAACGAGTAGGCGACGACGAGGGCGCCGACGACGACCAGGACGATCGGCGTGCCGCCGGCCGAGAACGACAGGATGACGGTGAGCACGCCGATGCCCAGGGCGATCATCGCGATCTTCGCGATGAACAGACCGGTCGCCTCGACGTGCAGGTCGTGCTTGCGCAGCGCGCTGCGCGCCCGCAGCTGGCTCAGCGCGATCGCCGCGATCGCCAGGGCGCCGATCACCAGCGTGACGACGTCCATGTCGTTCACGTAGTTGAGCCAGGGCGGCAGCGAGCCCTTGGAGATGCGGATGAACGAGGAGGGCAGCCCCGCGAGCGTCTCGCCGACGACCACGAGGGCCAGCCCGCGGAACACGAGCATGCCCGCGAGCGTCACGATGAACGCCGGGATGCCCACGTAGGCGACCCAGAACCCCTGCCAGGCGCCGACGAGGGCGCCCAGCGCCAGGCCGACGAGCACCGCCACGATCCACGGTGCGTCGAAGTCGCGCATGGTCGTGGCCACGATGCCGCCGACGAACGCGACGACGGAGCCGACGGACAGGTCGATGTGACCCGCGACGATGACCATGAGCATGCCGATGGCGAGCACCATGATGTGCGCGTTCTGCTGGAACAGGGCCGCGACGTTGTTGGCGAGCAGCAGCTTGCCGTCGGTGAGCACCTGGAACAGCAGGACGATGACGACCAGGGCACCGAAGATGCCGTACTGGCGCGCGTTGCCGCCCAGGCCCTGGAGCCGCTGCGCGAGCGGCACGCGCGGCGCACCCGGCGGCGTCGAGGGCACGTTGGCGTCGGTCGTGGTGCTCATCGGGCGATCCCGTCCTTGTCCATCGTCATGAAGTGCATGAGGTGCTCCTGGGTCGCGTCGGCGCGGGCCACCTCGCCCGTGACGCGGCCCTGGCTGAGCGCGTAGATGCGGTCGCAGACGCCGAGGAGCTCGGGCAGCTCGGAGGAGATGACGAGCACGCCCTTGCCCGCGTCCGCGAGCCTGTTGATGATCGTGTAGATCTCGTACTTCGCACCGACGTCGATGCCGCGCGTCGGCTCGTCGAGGATCAGCACGTCGGGATCGGTGTAGATCCACTTGCTGAGCACGACCTTCTGCTGGTTGCCGCCGGACAGCTTGCCCACCAGCGCCGCGACGGTCGGCGTCTTGATGTTGAGCTCCTGGCGGTACTGCTCGGCGACCGTCGACTCCGTCTCACGGTCGACCACGCCGAACCGGGAGAGCTTGCCGAGCGCGGCCAGCGACACGTTGTGCTGCACCGTGTCGATGAGGTTGAGGCCGAACCGCTTGCGGTCCTCGGTGGCGTAGGCGATGCCGTGGGCGATGGCCTGCCGCACGTTGCCGACCGTGACCTCCTTGCCGTCGCGGAACAGCCGTCCCGAGACGCGGGTGCCGTACGACCGCCCGAACACGCTCATCGCGAGCTCGGTGCGACCCGCGCCCATGAGGCCCGCGAGCCCCACGATCTCGCCGCGGTGCACGGTCAGGCTCGCCCGATCGACGACCTTGCGCGCCTGGTCGACCGGGTGGTGGACGGTCCAGT encodes the following:
- the mmsB gene encoding multiple monosaccharide ABC transporter permease; the encoded protein is MSTTTDANVPSTPPGAPRVPLAQRLQGLGGNARQYGIFGALVVIVLLFQVLTDGKLLLANNVAALFQQNAHIMVLAIGMLMVIVAGHIDLSVGSVVAFVGGIVATTMRDFDAPWIVAVLVGLALGALVGAWQGFWVAYVGIPAFIVTLAGMLVFRGLALVVVGETLAGLPSSFIRISKGSLPPWLNYVNDMDVVTLVIGALAIAAIALSQLRARSALRKHDLHVEATGLFIAKIAMIALGIGVLTVILSFSAGGTPIVLVVVGALVVAYSFLMGRTVFGRHIYAIGGNRAAAALSGVNTRKVDFWIFVNMGLLAGAAAVFTTARAGAAIASAGQNYELDAIAACFIGGAAVTGGIGRIAGAIVGALIMGVLNMGLSILSVDPSWQMAIKGMVLLLAVAFDLLNKRRAGTQ